One genomic region from Leptospira tipperaryensis encodes:
- a CDS encoding PaaI family thioesterase: protein MIDNSSWKLLLYQWKMFLKCPIYWRCGGRILQFTEDLREMKVKLPFNRNTRGLMGTHFGGALYAFVDPIPLLMLKENLGENYILWDVNGSIEYIKATSQDVFAEFKIPPEVLNKITGECEQKKKTLFNLNILIQEKNGDVVAKVDKTIYVRKKSDLLKRRSA, encoded by the coding sequence ATGATAGATAACTCTTCATGGAAACTTCTACTCTACCAATGGAAGATGTTTTTGAAATGCCCGATTTACTGGAGATGCGGGGGAAGAATCCTTCAATTCACGGAAGATCTCAGAGAGATGAAGGTAAAACTTCCATTCAATCGTAATACAAGGGGTTTGATGGGCACACACTTCGGAGGTGCGCTCTATGCCTTTGTCGATCCGATTCCTCTTCTCATGCTCAAAGAAAATTTAGGAGAAAATTATATCCTCTGGGATGTCAACGGTTCGATCGAATACATTAAGGCGACTTCTCAAGACGTTTTTGCGGAATTCAAAATTCCTCCTGAAGTTTTAAATAAAATTACGGGAGAATGCGAACAAAAGAAAAAAACTCTTTTCAATCTCAACATTTTGATCCAAGAAAAGAACGGCGACGTTGTCGCCAAAGTCGATAAGACAATTTACGTCCGTAAAAAATCGGATCTTTTGAAAAGAAGATCGGCGTGA
- a CDS encoding crossover junction endodeoxyribonuclease RuvC codes for MRIIGIDPGSHRAGYAVLEKASSKIRILTYGTVEVPPRTPSPENLLLLKKGLNEVLEEFSPTIASVEEMFFAKNKKTASRVFESRGVLLITLAEKNIQILEPTVSQIKKGTTGSGTADKKQIRHALKLLLNIDLLKGHDDSWDAVAAAYVGLSMSSSPLFRISR; via the coding sequence GTGAGAATTATAGGAATCGATCCCGGTTCGCATCGAGCCGGTTATGCGGTTTTGGAAAAAGCTTCCTCTAAAATTCGGATCTTGACTTACGGTACCGTTGAGGTTCCGCCGAGAACCCCGAGTCCGGAGAATCTTCTTCTTTTAAAAAAAGGGCTCAACGAAGTGTTGGAAGAATTTAGTCCGACGATCGCGTCGGTTGAAGAAATGTTTTTCGCAAAGAATAAAAAGACAGCTTCCCGAGTTTTCGAGTCGAGGGGAGTTCTTTTGATCACATTAGCGGAAAAGAATATTCAAATTTTAGAACCTACCGTTTCTCAGATCAAAAAAGGAACGACCGGGAGCGGAACCGCTGATAAAAAGCAGATCCGTCACGCGCTCAAACTTCTTTTGAATATCGATCTCTTAAAAGGCCACGACGATTCTTGGGACGCGGTCGCCGCCGCATACGTGGGACTTTCTATGAGTTCCAGTCCGTTGTTTCGAATTTCAAGATAG
- a CDS encoding Tll0287-like domain-containing protein, whose translation MDSFSMDSKKNLRQFLFGKNLLARALAFFLFVQFFIVCDRGQNQEKKEILLKLIGDFQVDLQKNLQTTIQKQGVVAALEVCKTISPQKEKEIKEEFPMLKVRRVSEKPRKPDHQPEEWEARIFKEWAEAMKTGMSPYTVILSENNQVKILKPIILENPTCLKCHGGPKDISPAVAKKISELYPKDQATGYKIGDLRGAFSATW comes from the coding sequence ATGGACTCGTTTTCAATGGATTCTAAAAAAAATCTTCGGCAATTTCTCTTCGGAAAAAATCTCCTCGCAAGAGCTCTTGCATTCTTTCTCTTTGTGCAATTCTTTATCGTCTGCGATCGCGGCCAGAACCAAGAGAAAAAGGAAATTCTTCTCAAACTCATAGGCGACTTTCAAGTAGATCTGCAAAAAAATCTACAGACCACGATTCAGAAACAAGGAGTTGTAGCCGCACTCGAAGTTTGCAAAACGATCTCTCCTCAGAAAGAAAAGGAAATAAAAGAAGAATTTCCAATGCTCAAAGTTCGAAGAGTTTCGGAAAAACCGAGAAAACCGGATCACCAACCGGAAGAATGGGAAGCCCGTATTTTTAAAGAATGGGCCGAGGCCATGAAAACGGGAATGTCTCCTTACACTGTCATCCTCAGTGAGAACAATCAGGTAAAAATTCTAAAACCGATCATTCTGGAAAATCCAACCTGCCTCAAATGTCACGGCGGTCCTAAAGATATCAGCCCGGCAGTTGCGAAAAAGATTTCTGAACTCTATCCGAAGGACCAAGCGACGGGATACAAAATCGGAGATCTAAGAGGCGCCTTTTCCGCGACTTGGTGA
- a CDS encoding DUF1554 domain-containing protein gives MKFSSHKQLTFFLSLVFILSISIFQCKPEEKNDDSALLLLLGAGAITTGAGGTTTETKLRVFVTAASFDGNLGGVNGADTKCAADANKPSTGTYKAFITGNSGANGVRYACLNDVTNCPTNPGAGTKNWVLQASTSYYRVDQSTKVFTTSALGLIGTVHTSIQVSAASYWTGFVTTVTDWSATPGAAVCDLSATTAWTDNQGTNSGAVGDAASAALASIKALNTQNCGSTKKLLCVEQ, from the coding sequence ATGAAATTTAGCTCACATAAGCAACTAACGTTTTTTCTTTCGCTTGTCTTCATTCTTTCTATCTCCATTTTTCAATGCAAGCCGGAAGAGAAGAATGATGATTCCGCACTTTTACTTCTTCTCGGAGCGGGGGCGATCACGACCGGCGCCGGGGGAACCACGACGGAGACGAAGTTACGAGTCTTTGTTACAGCGGCTTCCTTTGATGGCAACTTAGGCGGAGTGAACGGTGCGGATACAAAGTGCGCGGCCGACGCAAACAAACCCTCGACTGGAACTTATAAAGCATTTATCACAGGGAACTCGGGTGCAAACGGTGTGCGTTATGCCTGTTTGAATGATGTGACGAATTGTCCAACGAACCCTGGGGCTGGAACGAAGAACTGGGTTCTTCAGGCGAGCACGAGCTATTATCGAGTCGACCAAAGCACGAAAGTGTTTACTACAAGTGCACTCGGTTTGATCGGCACAGTTCATACTTCAATTCAAGTTAGTGCTGCTTCGTATTGGACTGGGTTTGTAACCACTGTTACCGATTGGTCGGCGACTCCGGGCGCTGCGGTTTGCGATCTATCTGCGACAACAGCATGGACTGATAACCAAGGGACAAATTCTGGTGCGGTTGGTGATGCTGCTTCTGCTGCCCTTGCCTCCATCAAGGCATTGAACACTCAGAATTGCGGCAGCACAAAAAAACTTCTCTGCGTAGAGCAGTAG
- a CDS encoding TonB-dependent receptor plug domain-containing protein, which translates to MKIIARLTIDRFSFLSKPVLSSGKFFPARLFLRGISYRRFYVFLCFFGFSLNSLFAEKPLQVEVVITEESGNNAVANTPVVFQEIGKYLITNGDGVVKASFPAPGTYNLRIMTSERVFKKSITVEYDGQKKYLFIRKPVSGEINVYGDKDLESLSRYTLQQEEIRRLPGAQNDALKAIQTLPGIVAVPPIGLSSSSFNNLVNSVGNSNPYSNSERGFLVMRGGGALANGYYLDGFPMSYPYHLGDQSSVLNNNIIKSFNIYSGAFPVQFGFATGGIIDIRTPDAVAKTFSIVNLNTFLSDVYHQNKIADNLFAIVSARKSYPNVALLKLYPDGIPPDAKYADYEDYQAKFNWKPGNNHTFNVLLFGAKDKQQYTKAQDNFENSKKDVFGASTIQSIASGRPPVGLERLFRTSGFRYSYNNKSWFETSISVSNNYFRENFDVDFKNPLTAEQIFGLSNVTTQNINFVENNTRITLLERYLTFRFGGQLREKTIELQGEDIKSSNATFLDFFNSLLDSNRQFRALIEGDQIHTREIAGFAELEFKIGGFSVLPGYRHDYYDKAHEKRDAFRGRAEYEILKTGTKFLAGTGEHYNAPLQIEQFSSRSGNPNLKMEHSIHSSVGIEQRVTSDYLIKVEGFHNQYSNLVTPDAYIQDPYQPNNEKRDIVNHPDDVNKNPLIVRNMNYSNSRDGFSRGVEIFLKANQGSHRRFFGWISYTNSISKRNNHQPQLTDDEEKDRTKNNRNRKLQYQLHEGGNYLNYYDDGKFELLVDNDKLLLYDYDRTHILNIVVAWKIGQDWQIGSKYTYLTNVPITPIVGSDKAAGIASTGINLYNPKYSDYYNSGRWPDFHQLDIRIDRFMNYQWGYVNTYLEFINFFGNRNQISESYNNFGQFTRMSSTNPLTGITTPSNPSPIYNSNYIESTAFGGKVKYYPLISIGMQIKF; encoded by the coding sequence ATGAAAATAATTGCAAGACTTACGATCGATCGATTCTCTTTTCTTTCAAAGCCCGTCCTCTCATCCGGAAAATTTTTCCCAGCTCGTCTTTTTCTTCGCGGAATTTCGTATCGACGTTTCTACGTGTTTCTTTGTTTTTTTGGATTCTCACTGAATTCTCTTTTTGCCGAAAAGCCCTTACAAGTCGAAGTTGTGATCACGGAAGAATCCGGAAACAACGCAGTCGCAAATACTCCAGTCGTATTTCAAGAAATCGGAAAGTATCTGATTACGAACGGAGACGGGGTCGTAAAGGCTTCTTTCCCGGCTCCAGGAACTTACAATCTAAGAATTATGACTTCGGAGAGGGTTTTTAAAAAGAGCATAACGGTAGAATACGACGGTCAGAAAAAATACCTTTTTATTCGAAAGCCGGTTTCCGGAGAAATCAACGTATATGGAGATAAGGATCTGGAATCTCTTTCTCGATATACTCTTCAACAAGAAGAGATTCGCAGGCTTCCCGGAGCGCAAAACGACGCTCTCAAAGCGATTCAAACTCTTCCGGGGATCGTAGCAGTCCCTCCGATCGGACTTTCCTCTTCTTCGTTTAACAATCTTGTTAATAGCGTCGGAAATTCGAATCCTTATTCGAACAGTGAAAGGGGTTTTCTCGTGATGCGCGGAGGAGGGGCTCTCGCCAACGGTTATTATCTCGACGGTTTCCCGATGTCTTATCCGTATCACCTCGGAGATCAGTCTTCCGTATTAAATAATAATATTATAAAGTCGTTTAATATTTATTCCGGCGCTTTCCCGGTTCAATTCGGTTTTGCCACGGGCGGAATCATCGATATCAGAACCCCCGACGCGGTTGCGAAAACATTCTCCATCGTAAACCTGAATACGTTTCTTTCGGACGTTTATCATCAGAACAAAATCGCCGATAACCTTTTTGCGATCGTCTCCGCAAGAAAATCTTATCCGAACGTCGCTCTTTTAAAACTCTATCCGGACGGAATTCCTCCCGACGCGAAATACGCCGACTACGAAGACTATCAAGCGAAGTTTAACTGGAAGCCGGGAAACAATCATACGTTTAACGTTTTGCTTTTCGGGGCCAAGGACAAACAACAATATACCAAGGCTCAGGATAATTTTGAAAACAGCAAGAAGGACGTCTTCGGCGCTTCCACGATTCAATCCATCGCTTCGGGGCGGCCTCCCGTAGGTTTAGAAAGATTGTTTCGAACTTCCGGTTTTCGATATTCTTATAATAATAAGTCTTGGTTTGAAACTTCTATTTCCGTTTCTAATAATTACTTTCGAGAGAATTTCGATGTGGATTTTAAAAATCCCCTCACCGCAGAACAGATCTTCGGTCTTTCCAACGTAACTACGCAGAATATAAATTTTGTGGAAAACAATACGCGGATTACTCTTTTAGAAAGATATCTAACGTTCCGATTCGGAGGACAACTTCGAGAGAAGACGATCGAACTTCAAGGAGAAGATATCAAATCGTCCAACGCTACTTTCTTGGATTTTTTCAACAGTCTCTTGGATTCTAATCGTCAGTTCAGGGCTCTCATCGAAGGAGATCAGATTCATACGAGAGAGATCGCAGGTTTTGCGGAATTGGAATTTAAGATCGGAGGATTCAGCGTTCTTCCGGGATATCGCCACGACTACTACGATAAGGCTCACGAAAAAAGGGACGCGTTTCGAGGCAGAGCGGAATACGAAATTCTTAAAACCGGAACCAAATTTTTAGCGGGAACCGGAGAACACTACAACGCCCCGCTTCAAATCGAACAATTCTCATCTCGTTCCGGAAACCCGAATTTGAAGATGGAACATTCGATTCATTCTTCGGTAGGGATCGAACAAAGAGTGACTTCCGATTATTTAATCAAGGTGGAAGGATTTCACAATCAGTATTCCAATCTTGTCACTCCGGACGCTTACATCCAAGATCCGTATCAACCTAACAACGAAAAACGAGACATCGTCAATCATCCGGACGACGTAAATAAGAATCCTTTGATCGTACGAAACATGAATTATTCGAATTCAAGAGACGGATTCTCTCGAGGTGTGGAAATTTTCTTAAAAGCAAATCAAGGTTCGCACCGAAGATTTTTCGGTTGGATTTCTTATACGAATTCCATTTCGAAAAGAAACAATCACCAACCGCAACTCACGGACGACGAAGAAAAAGATCGGACCAAGAACAATAGAAACCGTAAACTTCAGTATCAACTTCACGAAGGCGGAAATTATCTCAACTACTACGACGACGGAAAGTTCGAACTTCTCGTGGATAACGATAAACTTCTTCTCTACGATTACGATAGAACACATATTTTGAATATAGTCGTTGCTTGGAAGATCGGTCAAGACTGGCAGATCGGAAGCAAATATACCTATCTTACAAATGTTCCGATCACTCCCATCGTGGGATCCGATAAAGCGGCGGGAATCGCATCGACTGGGATCAATCTCTACAATCCAAAATATTCGGATTATTACAATTCAGGAAGATGGCCCGACTTTCATCAGCTCGATATTCGGATCGACCGTTTTATGAACTATCAGTGGGGATACGTGAATACGTATTTAGAATTTATCAACTTCTTTGGAAATCGAAACCAGATCAGCGAATCTTATAATAATTTCGGACAGTTTACTCGTATGTCTTCCACAAATCCTCTGACCGGAATTACAACCCCGAGCAATCCATCTCCGATCTACAACTCGAACTACATCGAATCGACCGCGTTCGGCGGAAAGGTGAAATACTATCCTCTGATCAGCATCGGAATGCAGATCAAATTCTAA
- a CDS encoding type III pantothenate kinase — protein sequence MLLVVDVGNTNTVFGIFENGKTSPLFHKRTVTRKDRTSDELGLFFRGFLREFKIENEKITGGIYSSVVPTLNPILDRMFQDWFKIDAVHVNYQMKLPFTISYPRPYEIGADRLVNAAAAVVDNPGKSIIIDLGTATTFCVVSDKPEYLGGVIAPGLKVSMDALTKNTSQLPPIVFQSPEKILGDSTIESIQAGFFFGWIGLLEGIIREIKRDKGQDYRVIGTGGLVTVIDAAHPGIFDSIDPLLTLRGLQILHQMNS from the coding sequence ATGCTCTTAGTTGTCGACGTCGGAAACACAAACACGGTCTTCGGAATCTTTGAAAACGGAAAGACCTCTCCTCTTTTTCACAAAAGAACCGTAACTCGAAAAGACAGAACCTCGGACGAACTCGGATTGTTCTTCCGAGGATTTTTACGGGAATTTAAAATCGAGAACGAAAAAATTACCGGTGGAATCTACTCGAGTGTCGTCCCCACTCTCAATCCAATCTTAGATAGAATGTTTCAAGATTGGTTTAAGATTGATGCAGTTCACGTGAACTACCAGATGAAACTTCCTTTTACGATTTCTTATCCAAGGCCTTACGAAATCGGAGCCGATCGTTTGGTCAACGCAGCGGCCGCAGTCGTCGACAATCCCGGAAAATCCATCATCATCGATTTAGGAACGGCCACTACGTTTTGTGTCGTAAGCGACAAACCGGAATATCTGGGCGGAGTGATAGCACCCGGCCTCAAGGTTTCCATGGACGCACTCACAAAAAATACGTCTCAACTTCCTCCTATCGTTTTTCAATCTCCCGAAAAAATCTTAGGGGATTCTACGATTGAATCGATTCAAGCGGGTTTCTTTTTTGGTTGGATCGGACTTTTGGAAGGAATCATTCGCGAAATCAAGCGAGACAAAGGTCAAGATTATCGCGTCATCGGAACGGGCGGACTCGTCACGGTGATCGACGCCGCACATCCGGGAATCTTTGACAGCATCGATCCTCTTTTGACTCTCAGAGGTTTACAGATTCTTCATCAGATGAATTCGTAA
- a CDS encoding alpha/beta fold hydrolase, whose amino-acid sequence MNENSIQGFVKSKEWNLQYIIEGQGPDVFVIGSALYYDRTFSKEIRKHCRMIFVDHRGYAGGSSSTKKEDFSLDIILEDMELVRNELGLGKIILVGHSGHGYMALEYAKKYPQNVSHLILMCLTPDLSKKSHELIQSHFQETASEDRKKYFEKRMSKLTEAIAKDPKNAFRIFNIFSGAKSWFDFKYDSDKLWEGIEVNTAMFDHVWGEVFRDIDIKIDLEKIKIPVYLALGRYDYLMPPAYLWDPILPLFADLKIQFFEKSGHTPQLEEPEEFDSAVLSWLKEKKAL is encoded by the coding sequence ATGAATGAAAATTCAATCCAAGGTTTTGTAAAATCGAAAGAATGGAACTTGCAATACATCATAGAAGGACAAGGACCGGATGTGTTTGTAATCGGAAGCGCACTCTATTACGATCGAACTTTTTCGAAAGAGATTCGAAAACATTGTAGAATGATCTTTGTCGATCATAGGGGTTACGCCGGTGGAAGTTCGTCTACAAAGAAGGAAGATTTTTCTTTGGATATCATTCTGGAAGATATGGAACTCGTTCGCAATGAACTTGGTTTAGGAAAGATCATTTTGGTCGGCCATTCCGGGCACGGTTACATGGCTCTGGAATATGCGAAAAAATATCCGCAGAACGTAAGTCATTTGATTTTGATGTGTCTGACTCCGGATTTATCCAAAAAAAGTCACGAACTCATCCAATCTCATTTTCAAGAGACCGCGTCCGAAGATCGTAAGAAATATTTCGAAAAGAGGATGTCCAAGCTAACCGAAGCAATCGCAAAAGACCCGAAGAATGCATTCAGAATATTTAATATATTTTCCGGAGCAAAGAGCTGGTTTGATTTCAAATACGATTCCGATAAACTCTGGGAAGGTATCGAAGTCAATACTGCTATGTTTGATCACGTTTGGGGGGAAGTCTTTCGCGACATCGATATCAAGATCGACCTGGAAAAGATTAAGATCCCCGTTTACCTCGCCTTGGGAAGATATGATTATCTGATGCCACCCGCATATCTTTGGGATCCGATTCTTCCCCTTTTCGCCGATCTGAAGATTCAATTTTTTGAAAAGAGCGGACACACTCCTCAGTTGGAAGAACCGGAAGAGTTTGATTCAGCCGTTTTATCTTGGTTGAAAGAAAAGAAGGCGCTTTGA
- a CDS encoding sodium:solute symporter family protein: MFSILDWSILSIYLLFAFGAGVLLSPKAGKSLVSYFVADRKLPWWWLGTSMVATTFAADTPLVITGFVAADGISANWFWWSWAIGYMAMTVFFAGKWRRMEVLTDVEFVELRYGGKPAMILRMVKAFYLSILVNSIVLGWVFKAMSKITGPFLDWNELLGPENFSTIQSLWPSFLVFDSLNNTITVLILFLVVVIYSSMGGIQGVILTDLVQFALGMGGAILFAVYAVSSQGGISGLLLKMEEVYPDKHESILSFWPDFQDASLPFTVFLIFIGVQWWAQYYSDGSGYLAQRIHTAKNPEEAEKGSLWFNIANFIIRTWPWVLTALVTLVVFPLHDPTRYFAEGQIVGNDREMGYPVLMKLILPTGVLGIVFASLMAAFMSTADTHINWGASYLVNDFYLRFIHPSASDKTLVRVSRIAVVLMSIIAILVATQIQSIASAWKFLLAFASGMGLPQILRWVWWRANAWTELSGMITALILSMILYPVYPEVRSEYLLFWVAMGSVVVSIVVTLLTPPVPKETLDAFIERVNPFGFWQGKESEVRLNEFKSRIYLWILGTSALFFGMFSLGYFLLLQPWQGLISLIGFVSLGSLYWKKGFSKN, from the coding sequence ATGTTTAGCATCCTTGATTGGTCCATTCTTTCGATTTATCTCCTTTTTGCATTCGGCGCGGGGGTTCTTCTTTCACCCAAGGCCGGTAAAAGTCTGGTTTCTTATTTCGTAGCCGACCGCAAACTTCCCTGGTGGTGGCTCGGGACATCGATGGTTGCCACAACTTTCGCTGCTGATACTCCTCTCGTGATCACCGGTTTTGTCGCGGCGGATGGAATCTCCGCGAATTGGTTTTGGTGGAGCTGGGCGATCGGTTATATGGCAATGACCGTTTTCTTTGCGGGAAAATGGAGAAGAATGGAAGTTCTCACCGACGTAGAGTTCGTCGAACTTCGTTACGGCGGAAAACCCGCGATGATCTTAAGAATGGTCAAAGCGTTCTATTTGAGTATATTAGTAAATTCGATTGTACTCGGATGGGTTTTTAAGGCGATGTCCAAGATCACGGGACCGTTTTTGGATTGGAATGAACTTCTCGGTCCTGAAAATTTTTCTACGATTCAAAGTTTATGGCCTTCGTTTTTAGTATTCGATTCTTTGAATAATACGATCACGGTTTTGATTCTTTTTCTTGTAGTCGTGATCTACAGTAGCATGGGCGGGATCCAAGGTGTGATTCTTACGGACCTCGTGCAATTTGCTCTGGGAATGGGAGGAGCGATTCTATTCGCGGTCTACGCGGTTTCGAGTCAGGGCGGAATTTCCGGTCTTCTTTTGAAGATGGAGGAAGTATATCCCGACAAACACGAATCGATTTTAAGTTTTTGGCCGGACTTTCAAGACGCGTCCTTACCGTTTACTGTTTTTCTAATATTCATAGGAGTTCAGTGGTGGGCTCAATACTATTCGGACGGTTCCGGATATTTGGCGCAAAGAATTCATACGGCGAAGAATCCGGAAGAGGCCGAAAAAGGATCGCTCTGGTTTAACATTGCAAACTTTATCATTCGAACCTGGCCTTGGGTTTTGACTGCGCTCGTAACGTTAGTCGTCTTTCCTCTTCACGATCCTACTCGTTATTTTGCGGAAGGACAAATCGTTGGAAACGATCGAGAGATGGGTTATCCCGTTTTGATGAAACTAATTTTACCCACGGGGGTTTTGGGGATCGTCTTTGCGAGTTTGATGGCGGCTTTTATGTCGACCGCGGACACTCATATCAACTGGGGAGCGAGTTATCTCGTAAACGATTTCTATCTTCGTTTTATTCATCCTTCTGCGAGTGATAAGACATTGGTGAGAGTGAGCCGGATTGCGGTAGTCCTCATGTCCATCATCGCGATCTTGGTCGCAACTCAGATTCAATCCATCGCAAGCGCTTGGAAATTTTTGCTCGCCTTCGCTTCGGGAATGGGATTGCCTCAGATTCTAAGATGGGTTTGGTGGAGGGCGAATGCGTGGACGGAACTTTCCGGAATGATAACCGCTTTGATTCTATCCATGATTCTTTATCCGGTCTATCCGGAAGTAAGATCCGAATATCTTCTTTTCTGGGTGGCGATGGGTTCGGTCGTCGTATCGATCGTCGTAACATTGCTTACACCTCCGGTTCCCAAGGAAACGTTAGACGCCTTTATAGAAAGAGTGAATCCTTTCGGATTCTGGCAGGGAAAAGAGAGCGAAGTAAGACTGAACGAATTTAAGAGCCGAATTTATCTATGGATCTTGGGAACATCGGCTCTCTTTTTCGGAATGTTTTCTCTTGGATACTTTCTTCTTTTACAACCTTGGCAGGGGTTGATTTCTCTGATCGGATTTGTTTCTTTGGGAAGTTTGTATTGGAAAAAGGGATTTAGTAAGAATTAA
- a CDS encoding biotin--[acetyl-CoA-carboxylase] ligase, translating into MPNVFLQRENGIFLNSVTSTNSLIKSEEFPHGTWIVAEEQTEGRGRRERKWEVLGEESLIFSGKIGLENFDGGPGLSLFIGTAVCKAILSIYPELARELKIKWPNDLYLGNKKVAGILIESEVIGSTVTLIIGIGVNLYGNKDMIPSHLTDAGFLNTNPDRAGKKSEILEKLIPTLNEAILLWKDAEGRKKELILLNELLLWKGQLIGYTENGSPQTAILEGLGENGSLILKTPSGTRLDFIDSPDDFHSLN; encoded by the coding sequence ATGCCAAATGTATTCCTTCAACGAGAAAACGGGATCTTTTTAAATTCGGTCACTTCAACAAATTCTCTCATCAAAAGTGAAGAGTTCCCGCACGGAACTTGGATCGTTGCCGAAGAACAAACCGAGGGGCGAGGAAGACGCGAACGAAAGTGGGAGGTTTTAGGAGAAGAATCCTTGATCTTTTCCGGAAAGATCGGCCTGGAAAACTTTGACGGAGGCCCTGGGCTTTCTCTTTTTATCGGAACCGCGGTCTGCAAAGCGATTCTTTCCATATATCCTGAATTAGCAAGAGAACTGAAAATCAAATGGCCTAACGATCTTTATCTCGGCAACAAAAAGGTTGCAGGAATTCTAATAGAATCCGAGGTCATCGGCTCTACTGTAACTCTTATAATCGGAATCGGAGTCAATCTCTATGGAAACAAAGATATGATTCCTTCTCACCTTACCGATGCCGGCTTTCTCAATACGAACCCGGATAGGGCCGGGAAAAAAAGTGAAATTTTAGAAAAGCTCATTCCGACTTTGAACGAAGCGATTCTTCTCTGGAAGGACGCGGAAGGAAGAAAAAAGGAACTGATTTTATTAAACGAACTCCTTCTTTGGAAAGGACAATTGATCGGTTACACGGAGAACGGAAGTCCTCAAACGGCGATTTTAGAAGGTCTGGGAGAAAACGGTTCCCTAATTCTAAAAACTCCGTCGGGAACCCGTCTGGATTTCATTGACAGTCCGGACGATTTCCATTCTCTAAACTAA
- a CDS encoding rhodanese-like domain-containing protein has protein sequence MKNIVILLLLVCCSSIITGKGKRILNNQNKIPNRLIDYDKFQKTVNSSAQERETKRLTEEEFLKMISEKDVILLDARSESRYKLRHIQGAINLPFTEFTKESLAQIIPNFDTKILIYCNNNFEGSPQAFAAKSPGASLNLSTFVSLKVYGYTNIYELGPLLDVEKTKLPFEGSEIH, from the coding sequence ATGAAAAATATCGTGATTCTTCTTCTATTGGTTTGTTGTAGTAGTATCATCACCGGAAAAGGAAAACGTATATTGAACAACCAGAACAAGATCCCAAATCGCCTGATTGATTATGATAAATTTCAGAAGACTGTAAATTCTTCTGCGCAAGAAAGAGAGACAAAACGTCTTACGGAAGAAGAATTTTTAAAGATGATCTCCGAAAAAGACGTAATCCTTTTAGACGCGCGGAGCGAATCCAGATACAAGCTCAGACATATCCAAGGAGCGATCAATCTTCCCTTTACGGAGTTTACAAAAGAATCCCTCGCCCAGATCATTCCGAATTTTGATACGAAGATTTTGATCTATTGCAATAATAACTTTGAAGGCAGTCCGCAAGCCTTTGCCGCTAAAAGCCCGGGCGCTTCTTTGAATCTCTCCACCTTTGTTTCCTTGAAGGTCTATGGTTATACAAATATCTATGAGTTAGGGCCTTTGTTAGATGTCGAAAAAACAAAACTTCCTTTTGAAGGATCCGAAATTCATTGA
- a CDS encoding YebC/PmpR family DNA-binding transcriptional regulator yields MSGHSKWATIKRKKDAIDSKRGAIFTRVGKEITVAARMGGGDPEGNPRLRLAVLKAKSVNMPKDNIERAIKKGTGDLEGVTYEECLYECFGPGGIAIMVSAVTDKKSRTTPEVKSILTKLGGSLATSGSVSRLFEKKGIIVLESSQVTEDELVDLAAGAGAEDVVNEGEVFRVITSPDDYEAVMHVLNEKGLKSEESEIRYIALVSSEIEDKETAEKVMKLIDQLDGHDDVTSVTSNFELAPSLEKEFE; encoded by the coding sequence ATGTCCGGACATTCGAAATGGGCGACGATCAAGCGTAAGAAAGACGCGATCGATTCAAAACGCGGAGCCATATTTACTAGAGTAGGAAAAGAAATCACAGTCGCAGCAAGAATGGGTGGAGGAGATCCGGAAGGAAATCCAAGACTCAGACTCGCGGTGCTGAAGGCCAAGTCAGTGAACATGCCCAAAGACAATATAGAAAGGGCAATCAAAAAAGGAACGGGAGATTTAGAAGGTGTTACATACGAAGAATGCCTCTATGAATGTTTCGGACCGGGCGGAATCGCGATCATGGTTTCCGCTGTTACCGATAAAAAGTCTAGAACGACACCGGAAGTCAAAAGTATTCTTACCAAATTGGGAGGTTCTCTCGCAACTTCCGGTTCGGTGAGCAGGCTCTTTGAAAAAAAGGGAATCATCGTATTAGAATCTTCGCAAGTAACTGAAGACGAACTCGTAGATCTCGCAGCCGGCGCCGGAGCGGAAGACGTGGTCAATGAAGGCGAAGTCTTTCGCGTCATCACTTCTCCGGACGACTACGAAGCGGTGATGCACGTTCTGAACGAGAAAGGACTCAAATCGGAAGAATCAGAAATTCGTTATATAGCTCTGGTGAGTTCCGAAATCGAGGATAAAGAGACCGCTGAAAAAGTAATGAAGCTGATCGATCAGTTGGACGGTCACGACGACGTAACTTCCGTCACTTCCAATTTCGAACTCGCTCCTTCTCTCGAAAAAGAATTTGAATGA